In one window of Phycisphaerales bacterium DNA:
- a CDS encoding aminotransferase class V-fold PLP-dependent enzyme, giving the protein MRRLYLDNAATSFPKPPGVYEAMMDYGTRLGASPGRGHYAESREGARLIRECRERLNTLINGESANHIIFALNTSDALNLAIKGVVRHRVREHPGRPVHLLTTAMDHNSVLRPFNALAEHGAEWRYLACDPETALVNPAAVAAAITPDTALVAVNMASNVTGTLQPVAEIGRICRERGVLYLIDAAQALGHVPVDVRALSCDLLAFPGHKGLMGPQGTGGLYIRPGVEHLVATTREGGTGSLSEHDVQPSSLPEKYEAGSHNTIGIVGLSRAVEWILDRGVSSLREHELGLIELMTDLLHAGGARVQGREPLDGPLSALRLVGPGDPPARVGVFSLTHDTMPPAEMAVMLEQLGVLVRSGIHCAPHAHATVGTLDSHGAFRLSFGPFVTEDDVRFACGALAEVCAEVSAAAPPVRA; this is encoded by the coding sequence ATGCGCAGGCTCTACCTGGACAACGCGGCCACCAGCTTCCCCAAGCCGCCGGGCGTGTACGAGGCGATGATGGACTACGGCACACGCCTGGGGGCGTCGCCGGGGCGGGGGCACTACGCCGAGTCGCGCGAGGGGGCACGCCTGATCCGCGAGTGCCGCGAACGGCTGAACACGCTGATCAACGGCGAGAGCGCGAACCACATCATCTTCGCGCTGAACACGAGCGACGCCCTGAACCTGGCGATCAAGGGCGTCGTGCGGCACCGCGTGCGCGAACATCCGGGCCGGCCCGTGCACCTGCTGACGACCGCAATGGACCACAACTCGGTGCTGCGGCCCTTCAATGCGCTTGCCGAGCATGGGGCGGAGTGGCGGTACCTGGCTTGTGATCCTGAGACGGCGCTGGTGAACCCGGCGGCCGTCGCCGCGGCGATCACCCCCGACACTGCCCTCGTCGCGGTCAACATGGCGAGCAACGTGACAGGCACGCTGCAGCCGGTCGCGGAGATCGGGCGAATCTGCCGCGAGCGGGGGGTGCTGTACCTCATCGATGCGGCCCAGGCACTGGGGCATGTGCCGGTGGATGTGCGGGCGCTGTCGTGCGACTTGCTGGCGTTCCCGGGGCACAAGGGGCTGATGGGTCCGCAGGGCACGGGCGGGTTGTACATCCGGCCGGGTGTCGAGCACCTCGTCGCGACCACGCGCGAGGGCGGGACGGGGTCGTTGAGCGAGCACGATGTGCAGCCGTCGAGCCTGCCAGAGAAGTATGAGGCGGGGAGCCACAACACGATCGGGATTGTGGGCCTCTCGCGGGCTGTGGAGTGGATTCTGGATCGCGGCGTCTCTTCGCTGCGCGAGCACGAGCTTGGCCTGATCGAGCTCATGACCGACCTGTTGCACGCAGGCGGGGCGCGGGTCCAGGGACGGGAGCCGCTGGACGGACCTCTGTCGGCTCTGCGGCTGGTCGGGCCGGGCGACCCGCCGGCCCGGGTGGGCGTGTTCTCGCTCACGCACGACACCATGCCGCCGGCCGAGATGGCGGTGATGCTCGAGCAGCTGGGCGTACTCGTGCGGTCGGGCATCCACTGCGCACCCCACGCCCACGCCACGGTGGGGACGCTCGATAGCCACGGGGCGTTCCGCCTGTCCTTTGGACCGTTCGTGACCGAGGACGATGTACGCTTCGCCTGCGGTGCTTTGGCGGAGGTGTGCGCCGAGGTGAGCGCGGCCGCGCCGCCGGTGCGGGCCTGA
- a CDS encoding M28 family metallopeptidase, giving the protein MRILHAPALAFLAGSALLTATHAIAQEIPGGPSPVATQVQRAISPQSLREMNHKLVSFGTRHTLSATEGERGVGAARRWIKSHFESFNAGINGGPAGALEVSLEEFTAPKGVRIPEPTKVANVVAVLKGSSPESSGRLYYVVGHYDSMPTNVMDAQSDAPGANDDASGTVAVMEIARVLAKTPLESTVVFLCTVGEEQGLVGARYHAETAAAKKADIRGVLNNDIVGDPWGPNGNRDQSTPTLIRVLSEGLPRNPNAEQLARIRQISSENDSPSRQLARYIVDVSRREATVVQPMLVFRQDRFMRGGDHIPFNDAGFAAVRFTEVHEDYRHQHQTPRIEIVDGKEVQFGDLPDSVDFDYLANVTRLNAAVLVNLANAPSSPENVRIITAKLDVTTTLRWSKSPEFDVAGYELVWRDTTSPTWQHSRDVGDATEVTVSESKDNFFFGVRAYDRDGYRSPVTFAGAAKE; this is encoded by the coding sequence ATGCGAATCCTGCACGCGCCCGCGCTCGCGTTCCTCGCCGGATCGGCGTTGCTGACTGCCACCCACGCGATCGCCCAGGAAATTCCCGGTGGTCCCTCGCCCGTCGCAACGCAGGTCCAGCGGGCGATCTCGCCGCAGTCGCTCCGCGAGATGAACCACAAGCTCGTCTCCTTCGGCACCCGCCACACCCTCTCCGCGACCGAGGGCGAGCGCGGCGTCGGCGCTGCCCGCCGCTGGATCAAGTCACACTTCGAGTCCTTCAACGCCGGCATCAATGGCGGCCCCGCCGGCGCCCTCGAGGTGTCCTTGGAGGAGTTCACCGCCCCGAAGGGAGTACGCATCCCCGAGCCCACGAAGGTCGCGAACGTTGTCGCGGTCCTCAAGGGCAGTAGTCCAGAGTCCAGCGGCCGCCTCTACTACGTCGTCGGCCACTACGACTCCATGCCCACCAACGTGATGGACGCCCAGAGCGACGCCCCCGGCGCCAACGACGACGCCTCCGGCACCGTCGCGGTCATGGAGATCGCCCGCGTGCTCGCAAAGACGCCGCTCGAATCCACCGTCGTGTTCCTGTGCACGGTGGGGGAGGAGCAGGGGCTTGTCGGCGCCCGCTACCACGCGGAAACCGCGGCCGCGAAAAAGGCCGACATCCGGGGCGTGCTCAACAACGACATCGTCGGCGACCCGTGGGGGCCCAACGGCAACCGCGACCAGTCCACGCCCACGCTCATCCGGGTGCTGTCAGAGGGCCTGCCCCGCAACCCCAACGCGGAGCAGCTCGCCCGCATCCGCCAGATCAGCAGCGAGAACGACTCGCCCAGCCGCCAGCTCGCCCGCTATATCGTCGATGTTTCCCGGCGCGAAGCCACCGTCGTGCAGCCCATGCTCGTCTTCCGCCAGGACCGCTTCATGCGAGGCGGCGACCACATCCCCTTCAACGATGCGGGCTTCGCCGCCGTGCGTTTCACCGAGGTGCACGAGGACTACCGCCACCAGCATCAGACGCCGCGGATCGAGATCGTTGACGGAAAGGAGGTGCAGTTCGGCGACCTGCCCGACTCGGTGGACTTCGACTACCTCGCCAACGTCACCCGCCTCAACGCGGCCGTGCTCGTTAACCTCGCAAACGCCCCCAGCTCCCCCGAGAACGTCCGCATCATCACCGCTAAGCTCGACGTGACCACCACGCTCCGCTGGAGCAAGAGCCCCGAGTTCGACGTTGCCGGCTACGAGCTGGTCTGGCGCGACACCACCAGCCCAACTTGGCAGCACTCGCGCGACGTGGGGGACGCCACCGAGGTGACCGTCAGCGAGAGCAAGGACAACTTCTTCTTCGGCGTGCGTGCCTACGACCGCGACGGATATCGCAGCCCCGTCACGTTCGCGGGCGCGGCGAAGGAGTAG